The sequence TGTTTACTTCAGGATTTGCATCTGACAATTTCGTAGTACTTTCAATATATTGGTTTCCTGGATTTTGTCCGTAAAGCTTTTGTACAAAATAGTTTACTGTTGGTTTTACTTCATCATTGTTGAAATAAATCAAATCTGGATTCCATTGTGTATGCTTTTCTTTTGCCAATAAGGGAGCATAAGAAGCCATTGAAACGACATCTCCATTTCTTTCAACGCCTGTAAGATACAATGCCTCGGCTAGAGCATTATAAAACTTATTTCCCCATGATGCATATTCGCCAAGATATACTTTAGATTTTGAACGATCGTAACTATCATAAAAATTTTGATTGTTAATAAACCAGCCTGGAGATTGATAATAATGTTCGTCTACAAGAGGCAATTTCAAATCATCAGCAATTTTCCAACCTTCCCTGTAATCTGTTCCTTCAAAAAATGGTCCAACTGTACCTATAATCATAATCTCAGGATATTTTTGCTGAACCGCTTTAACAATCATTCGATAACGTTCTTCAAAAACATCGCTTATCAAATCTTCATTTCCAATACCGATATATTTTAAGTTGAAAGGTTTTGAATGACCTGCTTCAGCACGTTTTTTACCCCAAACGGTATTCACACTTCCATTGGCATATTCGATTAAATCTAAAACATCCTGAACGTATTCATCCATATCTTCCATCGGAATTCCGAATTGCTGTCCTGAACCACCGTCAGATGAATTTTGACACGGAACGCCAGCCGCCAAAACCGGAACAGCCTCTGCTCCTAAATCTTCGCAAAACTGAAAATATTCAAAATAACCCAATCCCATCGATTGATGATAGCCCCAAATGTTTCGCATCGGAATTCGACTTTCAAGTGGACCGATTGTATTTTTCCATTTGTAAATATTGTGTAGCCCGTCTCCGTGTGCTACGCACCCACCTGGAAATCTCATGAATTTTGGATGCATATCTGCAATCGCTTCGGCAAGATCCAAACGAAGTCCGTTTTTGCGGTTTTTGAATGTTTTTTGTGGAAAAAGAGAAACCATATCAATGGCAGTTTCTCCATTTGTACTGATTTCTAAATGCGCATCTTTAACCGTTTTAGATGATTTTAAAACTGCATTTAATTTCTTCCAAGAATTTGATGGAGCAAATGCAGCTTCCGCCAAAGTTTCTCCACTTGCCGATTTCAAACGAACAATCGCTTTTGAGCCTTTTGCAAAAACACTGAAATCATATTTTTCATTCGCTTTCAAAGCGATCCCGTCAAAACCAGAATTACTGATAATTCCTTTTGAAATCACAGCATAATTTGGATTGTTTGGATGAATTGGATTTTCTTTAGCAATTTTAAAATCGCCACTCCAAGCCA comes from Flavobacterium sp. KACC 22761 and encodes:
- a CDS encoding alpha-L-arabinofuranosidase C-terminal domain-containing protein gives rise to the protein MDEKPDKVYLFAYSTLKNNGKNGLHFAWSTDQKNWFSIGPEYSFLKSDFGSWGPTGKSMSEPFLVRDNAGIFHCFWSVKDNVFAHSESKDLVNWRRQNYIQGMKNFVGKGEDKSVILNVQVEQKDGQYLVHFSESGKNYVSATKDFKNYSPSVIDANSSLKLRNEITIQGEAIQGSLFYVDWSLVDNMIRNMESAKFRDKQDSSTPKSDSLLFTGLKSVKAQISINGQQSKKISNMLTGVFFEDINYAADGGLYGELIQNRDFEYALHDKKERDEKWNATMAWSGDFKIAKENPIHPNNPNYAVISKGIISNSGFDGIALKANEKYDFSVFAKGSKAIVRLKSASGETLAEAAFAPSNSWKKLNAVLKSSKTVKDAHLEISTNGETAIDMVSLFPQKTFKNRKNGLRLDLAEAIADMHPKFMRFPGGCVAHGDGLHNIYKWKNTIGPLESRIPMRNIWGYHQSMGLGYFEYFQFCEDLGAEAVPVLAAGVPCQNSSDGGSGQQFGIPMEDMDEYVQDVLDLIEYANGSVNTVWGKKRAEAGHSKPFNLKYIGIGNEDLISDVFEERYRMIVKAVQQKYPEIMIIGTVGPFFEGTDYREGWKIADDLKLPLVDEHYYQSPGWFINNQNFYDSYDRSKSKVYLGEYASWGNKFYNALAEALYLTGVERNGDVVSMASYAPLLAKEKHTQWNPDLIYFNNDEVKPTVNYFVQKLYGQNPGNQYIESTTKLSDANPEVNKRIGVSVVKDNASGDLIIKLVNVLPVAVTPSIEVSNFSLLENADYALLSGAPENTSARPVSQKITIKEAFSKELPPYSFVVIRAKTK